The Vibrio tarriae genome includes a window with the following:
- the mgtE gene encoding magnesium transporter, with translation MNVMKTNHSVVAAAQLKQLNEFARKLAHSSRRDKWVEKLFKLTEQEIHFALQQLTGEQLAELILLLSAPRAGHLLCVMDSNALNLGLAYANPRVVEKALRSLNEDELHGVFNMMNPINAERYRERLRWGEESVAAHMHTQRLALLESQTVVEAKEVLYESWGDSQARHRLYVVNQHGLLLGAIDPKALLMAHSDQALSDLIEPQCLTLDADLDQEQAARLLLEHNLSVLPVVHQQQLVGFFHLEEAVSILEKETTEDAEMQGGSMPLDASYLQTSPWQLWKKRIVWLLVLFVAEAYTGTVLRSFEEQLEAAIALAFFIPLLIGTGGNSGTQITTTIVRAMAVGEVSLRNLGTVLRKELSTSTLVALAMAMAAWIRAWTLGVGPEIGLVVMLTILAIVLWSALVSSVIPLVLRRMNVDPAVVSAPFIATLVDGTGLIIYFEIAKLILPELA, from the coding sequence ATGAATGTAATGAAAACAAACCACTCTGTTGTTGCGGCAGCACAACTGAAACAACTCAATGAATTTGCTCGCAAACTCGCGCACTCTTCACGTCGCGATAAGTGGGTGGAAAAACTGTTCAAACTCACCGAACAAGAAATTCATTTTGCTTTACAACAGCTCACAGGGGAACAACTGGCTGAACTGATCCTGTTGCTATCAGCTCCGCGTGCAGGCCATTTACTGTGTGTTATGGATAGCAACGCCCTCAATCTTGGCTTGGCTTACGCCAATCCTCGCGTTGTCGAAAAAGCCTTACGTAGCTTAAATGAAGATGAGCTGCATGGCGTTTTCAACATGATGAATCCGATCAATGCGGAGCGTTATCGTGAACGTCTGCGCTGGGGAGAAGAGAGCGTTGCCGCACATATGCACACGCAGCGTCTGGCTCTGCTTGAATCACAAACTGTGGTTGAAGCGAAAGAGGTGCTATATGAATCTTGGGGCGATTCACAAGCGCGCCACCGTCTTTACGTCGTCAATCAACATGGTTTGCTGCTTGGGGCGATTGATCCTAAAGCGCTGCTGATGGCGCATTCCGATCAAGCGTTGAGTGACCTTATTGAGCCACAATGTCTGACTCTCGATGCCGATCTTGACCAAGAGCAAGCGGCGCGTCTGCTGCTTGAGCATAACTTATCGGTGCTGCCCGTCGTACATCAGCAGCAGTTAGTCGGTTTTTTCCATCTGGAAGAAGCGGTCAGTATCTTAGAAAAAGAAACCACGGAAGATGCTGAAATGCAAGGTGGCTCCATGCCACTTGATGCGAGCTATCTACAAACGTCACCTTGGCAATTGTGGAAAAAACGCATCGTCTGGCTTTTGGTACTGTTTGTGGCGGAAGCCTACACGGGCACGGTTTTACGCTCTTTTGAGGAGCAGTTGGAAGCGGCGATCGCCCTCGCCTTCTTTATTCCGCTACTTATCGGTACCGGTGGTAACAGTGGTACGCAAATTACCACCACCATAGTGCGCGCCATGGCTGTCGGTGAAGTGAGTTTACGCAATCTTGGCACCGTACTTCGCAAAGAATTGTCAACCAGCACACTGGTTGCACTGGCGATGGCAATGGCTGCGTGGATCCGTGCTTGGACGCTGGGTGTCGGCCCTGAAATCGGTTTGGTGGTGATGCTAACGATTCTGGCAATAGTGCTATGGAGCGCGCTGGTATCATCGGTCATTCCTCTGGTACTGCGCCGTATGAATGTCGACCCAGCGGTAGTCTCCGCACCATTCATCGCGACCTTAGTCGATGGTACTGGCCTTATCATCTACTTTGAAATCGCCAAACTGATCTTGCCTGAATTGGCTTAA
- a CDS encoding ABC transporter ATP-binding protein, translated as MSDYAIHAENVAKQFGHFTAIENINLKVERGSIYGFLGPNGCGKSTTIRVLTGLLQPTAGQVNVLGLSIPKQSELLRLKIGYMTQKFSLYDDLTVQENLQFIGQIFGMNRSTLQQRTQAQLKTYGLDERRKQRVSGMSGGQKQRLALAAATMHNPELLFLDEPTSAVDPENRREFWEQLFDLSAQGTTILVTTHYMDEAERCHRLAIMEAGEIRADDEPEKLMQQMGVNVVEIKAPALRSLKEQLLNFSQVRSAAQLGIRLRVLVHRDVIDPILWLRHTFPQLAAAELTLARPSLEDVFVTVTGKGRQ; from the coding sequence ATGAGCGATTACGCCATCCATGCCGAAAATGTCGCCAAACAATTTGGGCACTTTACTGCCATAGAAAACATTAACTTAAAAGTAGAACGCGGCAGCATTTACGGATTTTTAGGGCCTAATGGTTGCGGGAAATCGACCACGATTCGCGTGTTAACTGGTTTGCTGCAGCCTACCGCAGGGCAGGTCAACGTACTTGGGCTCTCGATTCCCAAGCAATCCGAACTGCTGCGTTTGAAAATTGGCTATATGACGCAGAAATTCTCTCTGTATGACGACCTTACGGTGCAAGAAAATTTGCAGTTTATCGGCCAGATTTTCGGTATGAATCGCAGTACATTACAACAGCGCACCCAAGCGCAACTCAAAACTTATGGTTTAGATGAACGACGTAAGCAGCGTGTTTCAGGCATGAGTGGTGGACAAAAACAGCGTTTGGCATTGGCCGCTGCAACTATGCATAACCCTGAGTTACTGTTTCTTGATGAACCTACGTCTGCGGTTGATCCAGAGAACCGCCGTGAGTTTTGGGAGCAATTGTTTGACCTTTCCGCGCAAGGCACCACGATTCTGGTGACCACGCACTATATGGATGAAGCTGAGCGCTGCCACCGTTTGGCCATTATGGAAGCGGGGGAAATTCGCGCTGACGATGAGCCTGAAAAATTGATGCAGCAGATGGGGGTAAATGTGGTGGAAATAAAAGCTCCGGCGCTGCGGAGTCTAAAAGAGCAGTTGCTCAATTTTTCGCAAGTTCGCTCAGCTGCACAGCTCGGCATTCGCTTACGCGTACTAGTCCATCGTGACGTTATTGACCCTATCCTATGGCTTCGCCATACCTTTCCTCAATTGGCCGCTGCAGAATTAACCCTTGCGCGGCCGAGCTTGGAAGATGTCTTTGTTACCGTCACAGGTAAGGGGCGACAATGA
- a CDS encoding HlyD family secretion protein yields the protein MIQSLSIASLLALLLSACSAENPPQALGTLERDRITFSTTSNEIIRELPIAEGEHVKVGDVLVKLDSQIQTTLLTQALAQQAKAQASLNKLTNGERPEDIAVAQARVAKARAQHKEAELTLNRKAELGAKRLISQSEVDAARSARDSAQAELASAHEEFTKLTAGARIEDIEQAKAELAVAQANVTLQQQKLDELTILATRDGILDSLPYHLGERVANNAVVAIVQADRLPYARVYVPATHLAAFVVGQTVTVHVDGIKDQYQGKIRWVANEPSFTPYYALTEKERSRLMYLAEVDLPESAMDLPSGLPAQVDLP from the coding sequence ATGATTCAATCTCTCTCAATAGCAAGCCTATTGGCGTTGCTGCTCAGTGCTTGTAGTGCAGAAAACCCACCTCAAGCATTAGGAACCCTAGAGCGCGATCGCATCACTTTCAGCACAACCAGTAACGAAATCATTCGTGAACTTCCCATCGCAGAAGGCGAGCACGTTAAAGTCGGTGATGTGCTGGTCAAGCTCGATAGCCAGATCCAAACGACCCTATTGACTCAAGCATTGGCACAACAAGCCAAAGCTCAGGCCTCATTGAATAAACTGACGAACGGCGAGCGACCCGAAGATATCGCCGTTGCCCAAGCTCGCGTCGCGAAAGCACGGGCGCAACACAAAGAAGCTGAATTGACACTAAACCGTAAAGCAGAGTTGGGGGCAAAACGGTTGATCAGTCAATCGGAAGTGGATGCTGCACGCTCGGCGCGTGATTCTGCGCAAGCAGAGTTGGCGTCGGCACATGAAGAATTCACTAAATTGACCGCTGGAGCTCGAATCGAAGACATAGAACAAGCCAAAGCCGAACTGGCCGTAGCCCAAGCCAATGTCACCTTGCAACAACAAAAACTCGATGAATTGACTATCCTTGCCACCCGCGATGGCATTCTCGATAGTCTCCCTTACCATCTTGGTGAACGCGTAGCGAACAATGCTGTGGTCGCGATTGTGCAAGCCGACCGCTTACCGTACGCGCGGGTTTATGTGCCCGCAACTCACCTCGCAGCGTTTGTGGTTGGCCAAACGGTGACCGTGCATGTGGACGGCATAAAAGATCAATATCAAGGCAAAATTCGCTGGGTCGCGAATGAGCCTTCTTTTACTCCTTACTATGCGTTAACAGAAAAAGAGCGCTCACGTTTGATGTATTTGGCCGAAGTGGATCTGCCTGAAAGTGCGATGGACCTGCCATCGGGTTTGCCCGCCCAAGTCGATTTGCCGTAA
- a CDS encoding DMT family transporter, translating to MRTRFPAELLLVVTTLLAAGGWVFSKQAIQELPPFGFIGLRFIAASLCLLPFCLNALKQASRQACFQSMGVGVLLAASLFCWIHAISISDTLGEGAFIMSLSMLFVPLLAWPIFGQRPIRAFWLSLPVAVVGLFLLAWNGTWQFAANQLWFLAASCCLALHFNFNSRFSSQLPPMLLTTLQLFTAGCLGITLSWLTESWPATISLVTWKWFALSVLLATSLRYLMQTMGQKSANPTNAALLMLLEPVWTLVLSVVIYQETMPFNKMLGCGFLLASLLLYRVSLLRLR from the coding sequence ATGCGTACTCGTTTTCCTGCTGAATTGCTGCTTGTTGTGACCACCTTATTAGCTGCGGGAGGCTGGGTTTTCTCGAAGCAAGCGATTCAAGAATTGCCCCCGTTTGGCTTTATTGGCTTACGCTTTATCGCGGCCTCGCTTTGTTTGTTGCCATTTTGCTTGAATGCGTTGAAACAAGCCTCACGGCAAGCCTGTTTTCAATCGATGGGGGTCGGGGTTTTACTCGCCGCGTCACTTTTTTGTTGGATCCATGCCATTTCAATCAGTGATACCTTGGGTGAGGGCGCGTTTATCATGAGCCTCTCTATGTTGTTTGTGCCGCTATTGGCATGGCCGATTTTCGGACAGCGACCGATTCGTGCCTTTTGGCTTTCACTGCCCGTGGCGGTCGTGGGACTATTTTTGTTGGCATGGAATGGCACTTGGCAATTTGCCGCGAATCAGTTGTGGTTTTTAGCGGCCTCGTGTTGTTTGGCGCTGCACTTTAACTTCAATAGCCGCTTTTCAAGCCAGCTTCCGCCTATGTTATTGACGACCTTACAATTGTTTACTGCAGGCTGTTTGGGTATCACGTTATCTTGGTTAACTGAAAGTTGGCCTGCGACCATCAGTCTAGTGACCTGGAAGTGGTTTGCATTGAGTGTGTTGCTGGCCACTAGCTTGCGGTATTTAATGCAAACCATGGGACAAAAGAGTGCCAATCCGACGAATGCGGCGCTACTGATGCTGCTGGAGCCGGTGTGGACGTTAGTGTTAAGTGTGGTGATTTACCAAGAAACCATGCCATTTAACAAAATGTTGGGCTGTGGATTTCTGTTAGCCTCTTTGCTGTTGTATCGAGTCAGCTTGCTGCGTTTGCGGTAA
- a CDS encoding aromatic amino acid transport family protein: MKDSQEVTHFSAARSSKWTQHDTYWLLSLFGTAVGAGILFLPINIGLGGFWPLVLMAVLAFPMTYLSHRGLARFVLSSRRPNADFTDVVEEHFGQNAGRLISLLYFLSIFPILLIYGVGLTNTVDSFLVNQADMVSPPRALLSGALVFGLIAIMLSGEKIMLRAFAVMVYPLAAILALLSLYLIPYWSMPSFDFPQTSDFLHTVWLAVPVVVFSFSHAAAISSFANIQRRHYGEQADQKSEQILRHTSVILILFVLLFVFSCVLALSPQALQEAKAQNVSVLTYLANVTDNPFIATLGPLVAFIAITSSFLGHFLGARESLSGLLTKNLGVSLRLAERLTIGFLFVTIWIAAILNPSILGMMEALSGPVIAMILFIMPMIAVFKVPALREHQKRFSTFFVLLIGLLAVSALLYSLLR, from the coding sequence GTGAAAGACTCTCAGGAAGTGACCCATTTTAGTGCTGCCCGTTCCTCAAAATGGACTCAACATGATACCTATTGGTTACTGAGCTTATTCGGTACAGCAGTAGGTGCAGGGATTTTATTTTTACCGATCAATATTGGTTTAGGCGGATTCTGGCCGCTGGTGCTGATGGCAGTCTTAGCCTTTCCTATGACCTATCTTTCGCATCGTGGACTGGCGCGTTTTGTACTTTCATCACGTCGTCCAAATGCCGATTTTACTGATGTGGTGGAAGAACATTTTGGCCAAAATGCTGGCCGATTGATTTCCCTACTCTATTTTTTATCGATTTTTCCTATTCTGCTTATTTACGGTGTTGGCCTTACCAACACAGTCGATAGTTTCTTGGTTAACCAAGCGGACATGGTATCGCCGCCACGCGCACTACTTTCTGGTGCTTTAGTGTTTGGGCTTATCGCTATCATGCTCAGTGGCGAAAAAATTATGCTCCGCGCATTTGCTGTGATGGTTTATCCGCTGGCGGCGATCCTTGCCCTACTCTCGCTGTATTTGATCCCTTACTGGTCAATGCCTTCGTTTGATTTTCCGCAAACCAGCGATTTTCTGCACACTGTATGGCTGGCCGTACCGGTAGTGGTGTTCTCATTCAGCCATGCTGCGGCCATTTCAAGTTTTGCCAATATCCAGCGTCGTCATTATGGTGAACAAGCCGATCAAAAGTCTGAGCAGATTCTGCGCCACACTAGCGTGATCTTAATTTTGTTTGTGTTGCTGTTTGTCTTCTCTTGTGTACTTGCTCTTTCGCCACAAGCACTGCAAGAAGCCAAAGCGCAAAACGTTTCGGTGCTGACTTATCTGGCCAATGTCACTGACAACCCATTCATCGCGACGCTCGGGCCACTGGTCGCCTTCATCGCCATCACCTCTTCTTTCCTCGGCCACTTCTTAGGGGCGCGTGAAAGTTTATCTGGCCTACTGACCAAAAACTTAGGGGTATCACTACGTTTGGCGGAACGTCTCACCATCGGCTTTTTATTTGTCACCATCTGGATCGCTGCAATCCTCAACCCAAGCATTTTGGGCATGATGGAGGCGCTTTCGGGCCCAGTCATCGCAATGATTTTGTTCATTATGCCGATGATTGCCGTCTTCAAAGTGCCCGCCCTGCGTGAACACCAAAAACGTTTCAGCACTTTCTTCGTGTTACTGATTGGATTGCTCGCCGTTTCGGCTTTGCTCTACAGTTTACTTCGCTAA